One Acidobacteriota bacterium DNA window includes the following coding sequences:
- a CDS encoding aminotransferase class V-fold PLP-dependent enzyme — protein sequence MNRHNPEQALTLTRREFGEHGGVCPSIERSSTFTVLDSRTMPEIFGGVRGPETGGCYLYSRHFNPTVDVLARYLAALEGTEAAICTASGMAAISCTLLQLCRAGDHIVASNTVYGGTFALLGELLPQMGITTTFADPTDTAAFARAVTPRTKVFYTEVLGNPTLKVADIPALGRLARERGATLVVDNTFTPMIMSPAQLGAHVVVHSLTKFVNGASDVIGGVVCASRDFVFQLMDLHTGRIMLLGPVMDARVAFDVAQRLPHLAIRMREHSRRAQAAADRLQAIGAPVSYPGLPQHGQHGLFARMMNEGYGFGGMLTVDCGTRERADDLLNVLQNDERFGLIAVSLGYFDTLMSCSGSSTSSEISPEDQARMGLSPGLLRIAVGITGTLEERVAQLERGVRKVGLVS from the coding sequence ATGAACCGACACAATCCCGAGCAGGCGTTGACCCTGACCCGGCGCGAATTTGGCGAGCACGGGGGCGTCTGCCCGTCCATCGAGCGGTCATCCACGTTCACCGTCCTCGATTCCCGGACCATGCCCGAGATCTTCGGCGGCGTGCGCGGGCCGGAGACGGGCGGCTGCTACCTCTACAGCCGGCACTTCAATCCCACCGTCGACGTGCTGGCCCGCTACCTGGCGGCGCTGGAGGGCACCGAGGCGGCCATCTGCACCGCCAGCGGCATGGCCGCGATCTCCTGCACACTGCTCCAGCTCTGTCGGGCGGGCGATCACATCGTGGCCAGCAACACGGTGTACGGCGGCACCTTTGCCCTGCTGGGCGAGCTGCTCCCCCAAATGGGCATCACCACCACGTTTGCGGATCCCACCGACACCGCGGCGTTCGCCCGCGCCGTCACGCCGCGAACCAAGGTGTTCTACACCGAGGTGCTGGGCAATCCCACCCTCAAGGTGGCCGACATCCCGGCTCTGGGCCGGCTGGCCCGCGAGCGAGGCGCCACCCTGGTGGTGGACAACACGTTCACGCCCATGATCATGTCGCCGGCCCAGCTTGGCGCCCATGTGGTGGTGCACTCCCTGACCAAATTCGTCAACGGCGCCAGCGATGTGATCGGCGGCGTGGTCTGCGCCTCGCGCGACTTCGTCTTCCAGCTCATGGACCTGCACACCGGCCGGATCATGCTGCTTGGGCCGGTCATGGACGCGCGGGTGGCGTTCGACGTGGCGCAGCGCCTGCCGCACCTGGCCATCCGGATGCGCGAGCACAGCCGGCGCGCCCAGGCGGCCGCCGACCGGCTGCAGGCGATCGGCGCCCCGGTCAGCTACCCGGGGCTGCCGCAGCATGGCCAGCACGGCCTCTTCGCCCGGATGATGAACGAGGGCTACGGTTTCGGCGGCATGCTCACCGTGGACTGCGGCACCCGCGAGCGGGCCGACGACCTGCTGAACGTGCTGCAGAACGACGAGCGGTTCGGGCTGATCGCCGTGTCGCTGGGCTACTTCGACACCCTGATGTCGTGCTCCGGCTCGTCGACGTCATCCGAGATCTCGCCGGAGGACCAGGCACGCATGGGCCTTTCGCCCGGGCTGCTGCGGATCGCCGTCGGCATCACCGGGACGCTGGAGGAGCGCGTGGCGCAGCTCGAGCGGGGCGTCCGCAAGGTGGGCCTGGTGTCCTGA